Proteins encoded together in one Oceanobacillus iheyensis HTE831 window:
- the thiE gene encoding thiamine phosphate synthase: MKFDKHMLRKYFIMGSQNCHRDPREILKEAASAGITAFQYREKGKNSLTGTAKVELAKDLKAICHDFQIPFIINDDVDLAKQLDADGIHIGQDDQPVEVVRKQFPNKIIGLSISTNNELNQSPLDLVDYIGVGPIFDTNTKEDAKTAVGLEWIQSLKKQHPSLPLVAIGGINTTNAQEIIQAGADGVSFISAITETDHILQAVQRL; encoded by the coding sequence ATGAAATTCGATAAACATATGCTTCGAAAGTATTTTATTATGGGTAGTCAAAACTGCCATCGAGACCCACGGGAGATATTAAAAGAGGCAGCCTCTGCAGGAATTACTGCTTTTCAATACAGAGAAAAGGGTAAGAATTCTTTAACAGGAACTGCAAAAGTTGAACTCGCAAAAGATTTAAAAGCTATTTGCCATGATTTTCAAATCCCTTTTATTATTAATGATGATGTAGATTTAGCAAAACAATTGGATGCAGATGGTATTCATATCGGTCAAGATGATCAACCTGTAGAGGTTGTGCGGAAACAGTTCCCAAATAAGATCATTGGATTATCTATATCTACGAATAATGAATTAAATCAAAGCCCATTAGATCTTGTCGATTACATTGGAGTTGGTCCAATATTTGATACAAATACGAAAGAGGACGCTAAGACAGCGGTAGGTCTTGAATGGATTCAAAGTTTAAAAAAACAACATCCTTCCCTTCCATTAGTTGCAATTGGAGGTATTAACACTACCAATGCACAAGAGATAATTCAAGCTGGAGCTGATGGTGTATCTTTTATTTCAGCCATTACAGAAACTGATCATATTTTACAGGCTGTACAACGCTTATAA
- a CDS encoding homoserine dehydrogenase, with protein MKEKVSVGLLGLGVVGSGVIQLINDHREKLTHQLGCEVEVSKVLVKNLDKTRNIHINGDLLTTNPSDVLDHPSIDIIVEVMGGIDQAKEYILRAFNNKKHVVSANKDLVALHGPELQEAATKNRCDFYYEASVAGGIPILRGISEGLSTDHIQRVMGIVNGTTNYILTKMDEEGMSYEDALLEAQRLGFAEADPTSDVDGLDAARKMAILGRLAFSTPVELSDVEVNGIRGIELEDLRYGKQLGYTMKLIGFANFNDQELEVNVQPTLLSKNHPLSSVKNEYNAVYVYGEAVGETMFYGPGAGSLPTATAILSDVSAAIKGLRLGVSGSQSNEMQFTKTLTPINKRHSQYYIRLCVKDESGVLSKISSLFHEQDISFQRIVQTPVNDYEAAEIVVVTHDTSLSNFQHTLEKLKSFEAVMEIKSYYKVEGEVM; from the coding sequence ATGAAAGAGAAAGTGTCTGTTGGTTTATTAGGTTTAGGAGTTGTTGGGTCTGGTGTTATTCAATTAATTAATGACCACCGTGAAAAATTAACTCATCAACTTGGTTGTGAAGTAGAAGTATCGAAAGTGTTAGTAAAAAATTTAGATAAAACAAGAAATATACATATTAATGGTGATTTGCTCACGACAAATCCAAGTGATGTATTAGATCATCCATCAATTGACATTATAGTAGAAGTAATGGGTGGCATTGATCAAGCAAAAGAATATATTTTACGTGCTTTTAATAATAAAAAACATGTCGTATCCGCCAATAAAGACTTAGTCGCTCTGCATGGACCTGAGCTTCAAGAAGCTGCTACCAAAAATCGTTGCGACTTCTATTATGAGGCAAGCGTTGCTGGAGGCATTCCAATTCTAAGAGGTATTTCGGAAGGATTGTCTACGGACCATATTCAACGTGTTATGGGGATTGTGAATGGTACTACAAACTATATCCTAACTAAAATGGATGAAGAAGGAATGAGTTACGAAGACGCTCTATTAGAAGCGCAACGGTTAGGATTTGCAGAAGCAGACCCTACTTCAGATGTTGACGGATTAGACGCTGCTCGAAAAATGGCCATCCTTGGTCGACTTGCTTTCTCGACTCCTGTTGAATTAAGCGATGTAGAAGTAAACGGTATTCGAGGGATTGAATTAGAAGATTTACGTTACGGAAAACAACTCGGTTATACAATGAAACTTATTGGTTTTGCGAACTTTAACGATCAAGAGCTGGAAGTAAATGTACAACCTACACTCTTATCAAAAAACCACCCATTATCTAGTGTGAAGAACGAATATAATGCAGTTTATGTATATGGCGAGGCTGTAGGTGAAACCATGTTTTATGGACCTGGGGCCGGTAGTTTGCCTACTGCTACAGCAATACTATCTGATGTCAGTGCAGCGATAAAAGGATTACGTCTTGGTGTATCCGGCAGTCAATCAAATGAAATGCAGTTCACTAAAACGTTAACCCCAATTAATAAGCGACATAGCCAGTATTATATTAGGCTCTGTGTAAAGGATGAATCTGGAGTTCTTTCTAAAATATCATCATTATTCCATGAACAAGATATAAGCTTCCAACGTATCGTACAAACACCTGTTAATGATTATGAAGCAGCTGAAATTGTTGTTGTAACTCATGATACATCTTTGTCTAATTTCCAACATACGTTAGAGAAGTTGAAAAGTTTTGAAGCAGTTATGGAAATCAAAAGCTATTATAAAGTGGAAGGAGAAGTGATGTAA
- the thiM gene encoding hydroxyethylthiazole kinase: MQVDIIKQVRDTKPLVHHLTNQVVMNFSANGLLSFGGSPIMAKAIEEVEQIAAISNAVLINIGTLTSTELESMIAAGKTANKHNIPVLLDPVGVAATSFRRNAIDKILEEVRPTVIKGNAGELASLVNINLEAKGVDSIGDGNLDVIAQKVSEKYNTAVVVTGETDVIYVDNHLIHNGTGHHYLSSITGSGCLLGSIIAACLTTKSTLKDQLMTAVSFYGLSASYAANQENVHGTGSFLPVFIDSLSKMPQELTEGE; encoded by the coding sequence ATGCAGGTCGATATTATTAAACAGGTACGTGACACTAAACCACTTGTGCATCACCTAACTAATCAAGTAGTAATGAACTTCTCTGCCAATGGTTTACTTTCATTTGGCGGTTCACCAATTATGGCAAAAGCGATAGAAGAAGTTGAACAAATTGCGGCAATTTCAAATGCCGTTTTAATTAATATCGGTACGTTAACTTCCACCGAATTGGAATCTATGATTGCTGCTGGAAAAACAGCGAATAAGCATAATATTCCAGTATTATTAGACCCTGTTGGTGTTGCTGCCACCTCTTTTAGACGAAATGCTATTGATAAAATTTTAGAGGAAGTTCGACCAACTGTTATAAAAGGAAATGCTGGTGAACTAGCAAGTCTCGTTAATATCAATCTCGAAGCAAAAGGAGTAGACTCCATTGGTGACGGAAATTTAGATGTTATTGCGCAAAAAGTAAGTGAAAAATATAACACTGCAGTTGTTGTCACCGGAGAAACGGATGTTATTTATGTAGATAATCATTTGATTCATAATGGTACAGGTCATCATTACCTATCATCAATAACTGGTTCCGGTTGTTTATTAGGCTCCATTATCGCGGCGTGCTTAACCACAAAATCCACACTAAAAGATCAATTAATGACAGCGGTCTCGTTCTATGGACTTTCTGCTTCTTATGCAGCTAATCAAGAAAATGTTCATGGTACAGGTAGTTTTTTACCTGTATTCATTGATTCGCTTTCTAAAATGCCACAGGAACTTACGGAAGGAGAATAA
- a CDS encoding MFS transporter → MDKRVYLLMTISFVVGMVELIISGILDLVANDLNVSMGQAGLLITIFSLVFAISAPILLFLTASIERKKLTLIALSTFFIGNLIAIFSFSYTMLFISRIISAASASILIVLCIMMASSIVQPEYRGRAIGIVSMGVSGSLVFGIPFGLILGEAFGWRAPFVLIAILTVLSMVGVYFFMTKIYTSEKPLPLQSQLKMVSSKSVLFALLTTLFVLAGHTTLYAYLNPFVSEMMNMNGFWLSVVYLAFGIAAVSGGGAGGALSDHFGPKRTILTVIILFILAIISLPFATFNIIIFFVVLIIWGMMSWAVSPPVQSFLIETAPKNADILVSLNNSALHFGIAIGSFIGSFVIEKSHVQFNAFVGGVIVLIGLITSIIALKGYKDKQSLVSSSK, encoded by the coding sequence ATGGATAAACGAGTGTATTTATTAATGACCATCTCCTTTGTAGTTGGAATGGTAGAATTAATTATCAGTGGTATTTTAGATTTAGTAGCAAATGATCTTAATGTATCGATGGGACAGGCCGGGTTGCTTATCACCATCTTTTCATTAGTATTTGCAATCTCGGCACCAATTTTATTATTTCTAACAGCTTCGATTGAACGAAAAAAATTAACATTAATTGCTTTAAGTACTTTTTTTATAGGTAATTTAATAGCTATATTTAGTTTTTCCTATACAATGCTATTTATAAGTAGAATTATCTCTGCTGCAAGTGCTTCGATCCTTATCGTACTTTGTATCATGATGGCATCATCCATTGTTCAACCTGAATACCGCGGAAGAGCCATTGGAATTGTCAGCATGGGCGTCAGCGGTTCATTAGTATTTGGTATTCCGTTTGGTTTAATACTTGGAGAGGCATTCGGATGGCGAGCGCCATTCGTACTCATAGCGATCTTAACCGTTTTATCTATGGTAGGTGTTTATTTCTTTATGACGAAGATTTATACATCCGAAAAGCCTTTACCATTACAATCCCAGCTTAAAATGGTTAGTAGTAAATCCGTCTTATTTGCATTACTAACAACATTATTTGTTTTGGCAGGACATACTACGTTATACGCCTACCTAAACCCTTTCGTTAGTGAAATGATGAATATGAATGGTTTTTGGCTTAGCGTTGTTTATTTAGCCTTTGGAATCGCTGCAGTTAGTGGCGGTGGTGCGGGCGGAGCTTTATCTGATCATTTTGGACCAAAACGCACTATTCTTACCGTAATTATACTATTCATTTTAGCAATAATCTCCTTACCTTTTGCTACTTTTAATATAATTATATTCTTTGTTGTATTAATTATTTGGGGTATGATGAGTTGGGCGGTGTCACCACCAGTTCAGAGCTTCTTAATTGAAACTGCTCCAAAAAATGCAGATATATTAGTGAGTCTAAATAATTCTGCATTACACTTCGGAATAGCAATTGGCTCGTTCATTGGTAGTTTCGTCATTGAAAAGTCTCATGTACAATTCAATGCGTTTGTAGGAGGAGTAATAGTTCTTATCGGTCTGATCACATCGATTATTGCTTTAAAAGGATATAAAGATAAACAATCGCTAGTTTCTTCATCTAAATAA
- the tenA gene encoding thiaminase II has translation MNFSEELRKENEDIFALIKAHPFVEGVGKGILPVDAVRHYVQADYAYLNGFMKTIGMAIGNADHRDDIAYFSELMQFSLHDEIQAHLCFCDYINVNYEDLQELPLPPTGDHYVKHMMYHAQTGTTGEAISALLPCPWTYYEIGKYINEIWQPSDNHPFQIWIQCYANTEQDVEEMCARLDEHARHASEKEKTNMKIAFRKSCQLEYLFWEMAISTEEWPSIKEDIKK, from the coding sequence ATGAATTTCTCAGAAGAACTAAGAAAGGAAAACGAAGATATTTTTGCACTTATAAAAGCTCATCCGTTTGTGGAAGGGGTAGGAAAGGGAATACTACCTGTAGATGCAGTTCGTCATTATGTTCAAGCAGATTATGCTTATTTAAATGGGTTTATGAAAACAATCGGCATGGCCATCGGAAATGCCGATCACCGGGACGACATTGCTTACTTTAGTGAGCTTATGCAGTTTTCTCTACATGACGAAATACAAGCTCATCTGTGTTTTTGTGACTATATTAATGTAAACTACGAAGACTTACAAGAACTGCCATTGCCTCCAACAGGAGATCATTATGTTAAACATATGATGTATCATGCCCAAACAGGAACTACTGGAGAAGCAATTAGTGCGCTTTTACCATGCCCTTGGACGTACTATGAGATCGGAAAATATATAAATGAAATATGGCAACCATCGGATAATCATCCATTTCAAATTTGGATACAATGTTATGCAAATACAGAGCAAGATGTTGAAGAAATGTGTGCACGTCTTGACGAACACGCAAGACATGCTTCAGAAAAAGAAAAAACAAATATGAAAATTGCTTTCCGAAAAAGTTGTCAATTAGAATACTTATTTTGGGAAATGGCTATATCCACGGAGGAGTGGCCCTCAATAAAGGAGGATATTAAAAAATGA
- a CDS encoding BCCT family transporter, with protein MRSQDKKELDWPVFYISGGFLILFIILSLLSKDKVGEWVNTLFTYSSDWFGAYWQILLLLNFLIGLGLAVSKYGKVRLGKMDKPKYSYFGWVSMILVTLLASGGVFWAAAEPMYHYMDTPPLFGGGEFNYLDGAMAQAFVHWGFLAWAILGTLAVVVMMYVHYHKGYPLKPRGLLYPIFGERIFEKSVVGTLADSFSIIATVAGTLGPLGFLGLQISYGLNHLFGVPNTLVISMLVVLGLVAVAAISAATGVDRGIYHLSNWNVQFTILLALIVFLVGPTTFILDAFIGGTGVHLQNFFTMNLFRGDEGWLSGWTIFFWGWFIGYAPMLIVFISRISRGRTIRELIIAVSVVAPLVTNFWFSVVGGTGIFFENENSGSVSNALTEGGMPAAVMAITDQLPMGIIFGVGFLLVSIIFVATTTDTMSYTVAATLSGHDNPKRWLRVFWAIIFGATTAVILTIGEDSITSIQNSIVITAVPVSFLLLPPLWNAPKIAKKMALEQGLIWQREMNKKVDKD; from the coding sequence GTGAGATCCCAAGATAAGAAGGAACTCGATTGGCCCGTCTTTTATATAAGCGGAGGTTTTTTAATATTATTTATAATCCTTTCATTATTAAGTAAGGATAAAGTCGGAGAGTGGGTAAATACTTTATTTACTTATTCCTCAGATTGGTTTGGAGCATATTGGCAAATATTACTATTACTTAATTTCTTGATCGGACTAGGATTAGCTGTATCAAAATATGGAAAAGTTCGTTTAGGGAAAATGGATAAACCAAAATATAGTTATTTTGGTTGGGTAAGTATGATTTTGGTGACATTACTTGCGAGTGGCGGTGTTTTCTGGGCGGCCGCTGAACCGATGTATCATTATATGGATACACCACCTTTGTTTGGTGGTGGGGAGTTTAACTACTTAGATGGTGCAATGGCCCAAGCTTTTGTCCATTGGGGATTCCTAGCATGGGCAATTCTCGGTACTTTAGCTGTAGTAGTCATGATGTATGTCCATTATCACAAAGGATATCCATTAAAACCGAGAGGATTACTATATCCAATATTTGGTGAAAGAATTTTTGAAAAGAGTGTTGTCGGTACACTTGCAGACAGCTTTTCAATTATAGCAACAGTAGCAGGGACACTAGGCCCATTAGGGTTTCTAGGTTTACAAATTTCTTATGGATTAAATCATTTATTTGGAGTACCCAACACACTTGTGATAAGTATGTTAGTCGTGCTTGGATTAGTTGCTGTTGCTGCTATTTCAGCGGCAACAGGTGTAGATAGAGGGATTTATCATTTAAGTAATTGGAATGTACAATTTACTATTCTTTTAGCATTAATTGTATTTCTTGTAGGTCCGACAACATTTATTCTTGATGCGTTTATCGGTGGAACAGGTGTTCATTTACAAAACTTCTTTACAATGAACTTGTTCCGTGGAGATGAAGGTTGGTTATCCGGTTGGACGATATTCTTCTGGGGTTGGTTTATTGGCTATGCACCGATGCTAATTGTGTTTATAAGCCGGATATCTAGAGGTCGAACGATTCGTGAACTAATTATTGCAGTATCAGTAGTTGCTCCATTAGTTACAAATTTCTGGTTCTCTGTTGTAGGAGGAACGGGAATATTCTTTGAAAATGAAAACTCAGGTTCTGTTTCAAATGCATTAACAGAGGGTGGAATGCCTGCGGCTGTTATGGCGATAACGGATCAATTACCGATGGGAATCATATTTGGAGTAGGATTTTTATTAGTATCGATTATATTTGTAGCTACTACGACGGATACAATGTCATACACCGTGGCTGCGACATTATCGGGTCATGATAACCCGAAACGTTGGTTGCGTGTGTTCTGGGCAATCATCTTCGGTGCTACTACTGCTGTGATTTTAACAATTGGTGAGGATAGCATTACATCAATACAAAATTCGATTGTTATTACTGCGGTTCCGGTATCTTTCTTGTTATTACCACCGTTGTGGAACGCGCCAAAAATTGCAAAGAAGATGGCGTTAGAACAAGGGTTAATTTGGCAACGTGAAATGAATAAAAAAGTAGATAAAGATTAA
- a CDS encoding squalene/phytoene synthase family protein — translation MSRQATLDKEAMKVLKETSRTFYIPIKLLNKTLRKTVGSAYLCMRAIDEMEDHEALDSSSKQELLIQTSQLLQAETFDNVAYQSLIDPYRDILPEVTIRLNDWLLFCPSDIVTQVKSSTSEMAEGMAKWVARDWEVNTKEDLDEYTYYVAGLVGVMLSDIWKWYDGTETDRELAIGYGRGLQAVNILRNIDEDAERGVGFFPDDWTKKEMFEYANMNLHMGEQYMEQISTKNILLFCRIPLALAQKTLTALEKGKEKISRDEVENTVDHIINSK, via the coding sequence GTGAGTAGACAAGCAACATTAGATAAAGAAGCAATGAAGGTACTCAAAGAAACTAGTCGAACATTTTACATTCCAATAAAGCTGCTGAATAAAACATTAAGGAAAACAGTTGGTTCAGCATATCTTTGTATGCGTGCGATTGATGAAATGGAGGATCATGAGGCGTTGGATTCTTCGAGTAAGCAGGAGTTATTAATCCAGACAAGTCAATTATTACAAGCGGAAACGTTTGATAATGTTGCTTACCAATCATTAATTGATCCGTACCGTGATATACTCCCGGAAGTAACTATTCGTTTAAATGATTGGTTACTATTTTGTCCTTCGGATATTGTTACGCAAGTCAAGTCTTCCACAAGTGAAATGGCAGAAGGAATGGCGAAATGGGTAGCTAGAGACTGGGAAGTAAACACCAAAGAAGACTTAGATGAATATACGTATTATGTTGCTGGGTTAGTCGGTGTAATGCTATCAGATATATGGAAGTGGTATGACGGAACGGAGACAGATCGTGAATTAGCTATTGGATACGGCAGAGGTTTACAGGCTGTGAATATATTAAGAAATATTGATGAAGATGCTGAACGCGGAGTAGGTTTCTTCCCGGATGATTGGACCAAAAAAGAAATGTTTGAATATGCAAATATGAATTTACATATGGGTGAACAATATATGGAACAAATTTCCACAAAGAATATTTTATTATTCTGTCGTATCCCATTAGCACTTGCGCAAAAAACATTGACCGCATTGGAAAAAGGTAAGGAAAAAATATCGCGGGATGAAGTGGAAAATACAGTTGATCACATTATAAATTCAAAATAG
- the thiD gene encoding bifunctional hydroxymethylpyrimidine kinase/phosphomethylpyrimidine kinase has translation MKNVPCALTIAGTDPSGGAGIQADLKTFQELQTYGMSVITSVVAQNTTGVTSVHHMPINMIEDQLEAILEDMPIHAFKTGMIANKQMMEIISKKIEKLNAPYVMDPVMVATSGDSLIDKEARSFLRESLLPQTALVTPNIPEAEFITGNSIETVEDMKDAAKHIVDHFHADAALIKGGHMEGEAIDFLYDGSKIHTFSAERINTKNTHGTGCTYSAAITSYLAKGYSIVEAVRHSKDFVTVAISKSFELGNGNGPTNHWATRER, from the coding sequence ATGAAGAATGTACCATGTGCATTAACGATTGCTGGCACAGACCCAAGTGGCGGAGCTGGCATACAAGCAGATTTAAAAACATTTCAAGAGCTACAAACGTATGGCATGTCTGTCATTACTTCCGTAGTCGCTCAAAATACTACTGGTGTAACTTCGGTCCATCATATGCCAATCAATATGATCGAAGACCAACTTGAAGCTATCCTGGAAGATATGCCTATCCACGCTTTTAAAACGGGAATGATTGCCAATAAACAAATGATGGAAATCATCTCAAAAAAAATAGAGAAACTGAATGCACCTTATGTTATGGATCCGGTTATGGTTGCTACCAGTGGTGATTCCCTTATAGATAAAGAAGCTCGTTCATTTTTAAGAGAAAGTTTACTCCCTCAAACGGCACTAGTGACGCCGAATATTCCAGAGGCAGAATTTATTACTGGAAATTCTATTGAAACAGTAGAAGATATGAAAGATGCGGCAAAACACATTGTTGATCATTTCCACGCAGATGCGGCATTAATAAAAGGTGGTCACATGGAAGGGGAAGCAATAGACTTTCTATATGACGGATCTAAGATCCATACATTTTCAGCTGAAAGAATTAATACCAAAAACACCCATGGCACAGGGTGCACCTATTCTGCTGCTATTACTAGTTATCTTGCTAAGGGGTACTCCATTGTAGAAGCAGTTCGACACTCAAAAGACTTTGTTACTGTTGCAATATCCAAATCATTTGAGCTCGGTAATGGTAATGGACCAACGAATCATTGGGCGACTCGAGAAAGGTAA
- the thiW gene encoding energy coupling factor transporter S component ThiW — MKNTRVLTLMAVLVAIGTIGSQLLWFPAGVARAYPVQHAVNVMAAVLLGPGPAVGVALMIGLLRNLLGLGTLLAFPGGMIGAFFAGILYRKWRRHRLAVTGEILGTGIVGSLLAVPFANFLMGSSVGALAFLPAFIVSSVSGACIGWFILSRVHHTELSHIQRRDYS, encoded by the coding sequence GTGAAAAACACCCGCGTCTTAACATTGATGGCTGTCCTTGTTGCCATTGGAACGATTGGTTCACAGTTATTATGGTTCCCTGCTGGTGTCGCACGAGCGTATCCTGTTCAACATGCAGTAAATGTTATGGCAGCAGTGTTACTTGGTCCAGGACCTGCTGTTGGTGTTGCTTTAATGATTGGTTTACTTCGAAATCTCTTAGGGCTAGGAACATTACTAGCTTTTCCCGGAGGAATGATTGGCGCTTTTTTTGCAGGGATACTTTATCGAAAATGGCGGCGTCATCGTTTAGCAGTAACAGGAGAAATATTAGGTACTGGGATAGTTGGTTCGCTCCTTGCCGTTCCTTTTGCTAATTTTTTAATGGGCTCAAGTGTTGGTGCACTTGCATTTCTACCAGCATTCATCGTTAGTAGTGTTTCAGGAGCTTGCATAGGTTGGTTTATATTATCTAGAGTCCATCATACAGAACTTTCACACATTCAGAGGAGGGATTATTCATGA
- a CDS encoding LytTR family transcriptional regulator DNA-binding domain-containing protein, with product MLQLRELEYRQGDHILFSTFHLTIQEGEVAAIHSSLNVRQMLIKMIVGDKKINNGSIELNGITLKDKVEYFQALGLQLLNNGLYERMNIKEYFRFMEKLYQTNVNHQDLIEKLQLHEVKDKPISKLTESEQKRVHYGKAIIQDASIYLFEEPDLNVDLETKRVLVHVLNHLKQNKKGVLILTSNMESAITLAERVYRLNEEGLQTVEIKTEENEEKQEIDEVSEEELGKQDFSFQLNKIPSKVNDKIVLLDPPEIDYIESDEGQAVVHMKGSSFRTAFTLRQLEEKLEHQGFFRCHRSYIVNLQKVREVITWTRNSYSLVLQDKEKTQVPLSKAKLVELKQILGVD from the coding sequence ATGCTTCAATTAAGAGAACTAGAATATCGACAAGGTGACCACATCTTGTTTTCGACGTTTCATTTAACGATTCAAGAAGGGGAAGTTGCAGCGATTCATTCCTCCTTAAATGTTAGGCAGATGTTAATAAAAATGATTGTTGGAGATAAAAAAATTAATAACGGTAGTATCGAATTAAATGGAATTACATTAAAAGATAAAGTGGAGTACTTTCAAGCGTTAGGACTTCAATTATTGAATAACGGCCTTTACGAACGGATGAATATAAAAGAATATTTTCGATTTATGGAAAAATTATATCAAACGAATGTCAATCATCAAGATTTGATTGAAAAATTACAATTACATGAAGTGAAGGATAAGCCAATTAGTAAATTAACAGAGTCTGAACAAAAGCGGGTTCATTATGGGAAAGCAATTATTCAGGATGCAAGTATTTATCTTTTTGAAGAGCCGGATTTAAATGTTGACTTAGAAACGAAACGAGTATTGGTTCATGTTTTAAACCATCTTAAGCAGAATAAAAAAGGTGTATTAATACTGACATCCAATATGGAAAGTGCAATTACATTAGCAGAAAGAGTTTACCGACTTAACGAGGAAGGGTTACAAACAGTTGAAATTAAAACAGAAGAAAACGAAGAGAAGCAAGAGATAGACGAAGTTTCAGAAGAAGAGTTAGGAAAGCAAGATTTTTCTTTTCAGCTAAATAAAATACCTTCGAAAGTAAATGACAAGATAGTACTACTTGATCCTCCAGAGATTGACTACATTGAAAGTGATGAAGGTCAAGCTGTAGTACATATGAAAGGGTCATCGTTTCGAACAGCATTTACGCTTCGTCAATTAGAAGAAAAATTAGAACATCAAGGATTTTTCCGATGTCATCGATCTTATATCGTAAATTTACAAAAAGTACGAGAAGTAATTACCTGGACGAGAAATAGTTACAGTCTTGTTTTGCAAGATAAAGAAAAAACTCAAGTACCTTTATCGAAAGCAAAGTTGGTTGAATTAAAGCAAATTTTAGGAGTCGATTAA